In Macrobrachium nipponense isolate FS-2020 chromosome 36, ASM1510439v2, whole genome shotgun sequence, a genomic segment contains:
- the LOC135203254 gene encoding uncharacterized protein LOC135203254 — protein MSRNEALKNWYVDEFEKLINDGYMTEVTAEKDVQWKSNGGKVYYICHFVHFNEHSSSTPLRIIFDASVPFKGKAINSLWESPPNLIPPIPTLLFRFQERKIPVAMDISKAYFTVRLETEESHLHRLLWNQLDKEKEVKTLRLLRNSWGTTPAGGICSVAMLIIAEKFKDKYPQVYEFVKSNLYVDDGTTSVDDVSTALQLAKELNIVLSEASFIIKHFMIGGSESDIDAHIKKCPDVPDNVRRTPEQERILGIIYHSTNDEISISGRINFSKKRRGIRSEEDISLEDFDDAFPDTFSQRNYLQIIATIYDPTGLATPVTICLKHELGQIFRLKQEWDDPILDGNDDLPTTCSRCKEVIRSIYGLKEVRFVRCLTPETAVDKPTLVIFCDSSQTAYGCIAYYNWKLENGERASVLAMSKAKPWPQIPTLTIPHGELLGCLLGARMQQTIVKKSSFIFERVMLLTDSTIVLGQLRHEPYKYNMWTASRISEIQTLTDIRNWYHVDSGNNVADDASRGLNPSEMGKDYRWQKGPDFMKDINKWPIKHANEVHAKKEDLDIRIKDPWMTIGRCKSLCVQIDGGTNEDYSVILDILKTFSITVDKNDSLMKIKRRISRIIRFMENASQLFRD, from the coding sequence ATGTCCAGAAACGAAGCTTTAAAGAACTGGTATGTAGACGAATTTGAAAAGTTGATCAACGACGGCTATATGACAGAGGTTACAGCTGAGAAGGATGTGCAGTGGAAATCTAATGGTGGCAAAGTCTACTACATCTGTCATTTCGTACACTTTAATGAGCATAGTTCCTCAACCCCACTCAGAATCATATTTGATGCAAGTGTTCCATTTAAAGGCAAGGCTATAAACTCCTTGTGGGAATCACCACCAAATTTGATTCCACCAATTCCAACCCTGCTGTTCAGGTTCCAGGAAAGAAAAATACCGGTTGCAATGGACATAAGTAAAGCATACTTCACTGTTCGCCTTGAGACAGAAGAATCTCATCTGCACCGCCTTTTGTGGAATCAACTGGACAAGGAAAAAGAAGTCAAGACGCTGCGATTACTACGAAACTCCTGGGGAACTACTCCGGCAGGTGGTATATGCAGTGTAGCAATGCTCATCATAGCTGAGAAATTCAAGGACAAGTACCCACAGGTATACGAATTCGTAAAATCGAACTTGTATGTTGATGATGGTACTACAAGTGTTGATGATGTTTCCACGGCATTACAACTTGCTAAGGAACTCAACATTGTCCTCAGTGAGGCATCCTTCATCATAAAACATTTCATGATCGGTGGAAGTGAAAGTGATATTGATGCCCACATAAAGAAGTGCCCGGATGTACCTGACAATGTGCGACGGACACCAGaacaggaaaggatcctgggtatAATATATCATTCTACAAACGATGAAATTTCCATTTCAGGTAGGATTAACTTCTCAAAGAAAAGGAGAGGCATTAGATCAGAGGAAGATATCAGTTTAGAAGACTTTGATGATGCCTTCCCTGACACTTTCAGTCAAAGAAATTATTTACAGATCATAGCAACCATCTATGATCCGACGGGACTTGCAACTCCGGTTACCATCTGCCTGAAGCACGAACTAGGTCAAATATTCCGCCTCAAACAGGAATGGGACGATCCAATCCTAGATGGTAATGATGACTTACCTACAACCTGCAGTCGGTGTAAAGAAGTGATTCGTTCGATCTACGGTCTAAAAGAAGTCAGGTTTGTTCGCTGTCTTACACCGGAAACTGCAGTTGACAAACCCACTCTAGTAATTTTTTGTGATAGTTCTCAGACTGCCTATGGATGTATCGCATACTACAACTGGAAGTTAGAAAATGGAGAGCGAGCATCTGTTCTTGCCATGTCAAAGGCAAAACCTTGGCCACAAATTCCGACGTTAACGATCCCCCATGGTGAGTTACTTGGATGCCTGCTGGGTGCCAGAATGCAACAGACTATTGTCAAAAAATCAAGCTTCATTTTTGAAAGGGTAATGTTGCTAACTGACAGCACCATAGTTCTGGGACAACTGCGTCATGAGCCCTACAAGTACAACATGTGGACAGCCAGCCGTATCAGTGAAATACAAACTCTGACTGATATTCGCAATTGGTACCATGTGGACTCTGGAAACAACGTTGCCGATGATGCGTCACGCGGTCTTAACCCATCTGAAATGGGAAAGGATTACAGATGGCAAAAAGGTCCAGACTTCATGAAGGACATCAACAAATGGCCAATCAAACATGCAAATGAAGTTCATGCGAAGAAAGAAGATCTGGACATAAGAATAAAAGATCCATGGATGACCATTGGAAGATGCAAGTCACTATGTGTCCAGattgatggtggaacaaatgaagATTATTCAGTTATTCTTGATATCCTAAAAACATTTAGCATAACGGTCGACAAAAATGACAGCCTGATGAAGATTAAACGTCGCATCTCTAGAATCATAAGATTTATGGAAAATGCTTCACAACTTTTCAGAGATTGA